A segment of the Methanothermococcus thermolithotrophicus DSM 2095 genome:
CAATATACTTAGTATATTGTAGTAGTATTTAAAAATAATTTAAAAACTATAACAACAACGGCAATGAGGATGATAGTATGGAATATTTACTCGTGTCAACAACGGAAGATTTAGCTAGTCAAAATATTAAGAATAAATTGGAAGAATTAAAAAGACAAAAAAATTGTGATTTTAAGATTTTTGAAACTGATAAGAAGCTTACACGTTTGTCTCAAAATGACTTACCCGATTCCGACTGCTATATTTTTTTATCAAAACACAGGAGTGAAAGCGGCAAACCTACATTAACGGTCCACACCCCTGGAAACTTAACTGAGGATAATTCATTTGGGGGCAATAAAGAAGAAGTCTGTCCATGTGATCCTGTTTTAAACACCATTTTACTTAATAAGATTTCTGAATACAACAGTTTGGATGAATACAGTTCTTTAAATTTTGATGTTTCTTTTGAAGTCGTACATCACGGACCATCTGATTTGAGAGCTCCGGCTGTTTTTGTTGAAATTGGAAGTAGTGAAAAAGAATGGATTATTGAGGAAGCTGGAGAAATAATCGCAAAATCTGTAGTCGATACATTAGATATTTTAAAAAATAAAGAATTTGAAGAAAAGGAAAAAATTATCGGGCTTGGTGGGGGCCACTATACTTCCAAGTTTACAAGACGAGCTCTATCCGGTGATTACTATATTGGATACTTAACCCCAAAGTATGCTCAACTCTCTGAGAGTGTACTTGAACAATTGCTAGAAAAACAAGAATTCGACTATGTAGTTTTTGACTGGAAAGGACTACGGGGGGACGACAAAAGAAGATACATTGAATTTTTTGAGAATAAAGGTATTGAATGGAAAAAAATCTAGTTTAACTATATATCTATTTATTGTATTATTCATATTAGTTTAGTTAATTTTTATTGTAAATATGCTATGAAGGAAAAAATTATAAAACCATTCACAGATAAGATAGTAATAATCAAAAGCTGAAGGGAAATTATGAAGGAGATTTTAACAAAATTTAAAAACGGCGAGATAAGTTTGGAAGAAGCAGAAAAGAAATTAAAACTAACGTACTTTGAAGAGATAGGCAACATGTGTAAATTGGATACCACCAGAAAACTGAGAACTGGAATTCCTGAAGTAATTTATGGTGAAGGCAAAAGAACTGAGGACATAGCAAAAATAATGATTCATTTAGCACACGATAATGGAATAGCACTTGCTACCAGAGTTAAAGACATCGAAGGGCTGAAAAACATCTTAAAGGATAATACCGAATTTAAATTAGAAATTAATGAAATGGCAAGAACTGCATCATTAATAAAAAAAGATCACAAGATAGAAAGAATAGGAAAAATTGGGATACTTGCCGCAGGAACATCAGATCTTCCAATTGCAGAGGAGGCTAGGGAAGCTGCAGAATTGATGGGCTGTGAAGTCTTAACATCCTATGATGTGGGAATCGCAGGAGTTCACAGGCTTTTTGGACCACTTAAGATGATGATAGAAGAAGACGTGTGCTGCATAATTGTTGTTGCAGGTATGGAGGGGGCGTTACCTTCAGTTGTAACATCACTTGTGGACGTTCCAGTTGTTGGAGTTCCAACATCGGTAGGGTATGGGATAAAAATAACACCATTACTCACAATGTTGCATTCCTGTGCTCCAGGTCTTACAGTAGTAAATATGGACAATGGTTTTGGTGCAGGCGTTTTTGCAGGGCTAATTGCCGCAAATATCCATAGGAGAATAAATAAGGGTAAAGGAGATGATTAGCATACGCGTAAGAAATAATGATAAAAGGGGATTTTAATGGAAATATTAGAAGGAAAATTCCTTGGAATAGGAGAAAACTATGATGAAGTTGTTAAGAATCTGCCTGAGGATTTTCAAGGTTACCTAAGAATATCTACAAAGAAAAACGGTCAATTTGAGGAAGGATACGTTTTTTTTAAAGATAAAGAGATTATTGGTTATTACTACAACTATGAAAAAGAAGTTTTTGGAGCAGATGCCAAAGATTTAATCGAAGAAATAAAAAAGCAAGAAAACCAGGTGGTGGATATTTTCGCTTACGACTCCAATAAATTAAAACTAATGATGGAACTATATGGGGAAATATTTCTAAACAAAAACAATAGAAAGAATGAATCCATGGAAAACCAATATATTCCAGATACTAAATGTCAAAATATCAATTTAAGTGTTCCTGAAGGCAAACCTATTAAAATGGGAGTAATCATAAATTATGATGACTATAATAAATTAGATGAACAGGAAAGTGTAAAAATCCCTGAGCTCCTAGGTGAGTATCTGGAAGGTTATCGACTTTTGGATATTTTCAAAAAAGCTGATAATGGCTATAAAAGAGGATACATTATTTTCAAAGATAAAGTGCCTTTTGCAGCAGCTTATCAAGATCTCTCAGGGGCAATATTTGGGGAAGAAGCATATAACATTTTGGAAAACATTATAAAAGAACCTGGTGCAATTGTTGATATCTACGAATACGATTCTAAAAAATTAGAAGTTTTCCTGGAGTTATATCCAAATGCAAAACTTGAAATCCCTACGGTTTATACTTCTTCTTCAAGTGTAACAAAAGACATTGAAAATGATTTTGAGGGGTCATTAGTACCTACAGGGGAACTTAAGCACATTTCAGATAAATCTGAAGAAACCAGAACCGATAAAGTAGATACTCAGAATGAATCTGCTGAAGAACCTAAGTTATCCCGTGAAGAACTATTAAAGAAGTTTGGAATACAACCGCCTGATGAAGATATGGTGAATAGGATAATTCAGGATATTACAGTTCCAGATGCATCGGATCTAAAGAAAATAGAGGAAGAATTAAAGGAAAAAATAGAGAATTCACTTAAGGGCATAAGTGACATTGAGAATTTTTTAGTAAGTATTTCAGTTAAGTACGATGATGGGTACTCATGCATATGTAACGTTAAAATAACGCCTAAAAAGGTTTTTGGAGTTATAAAAAAGAAAATTAATCCGGGGGATATTGAAGATCTCATTCAAAAAATTTTGGATAATTATATTATTGATATGGATTCAAGTATATCTATTGAACTTGAATAGGTGTTATTATGGGGAGTGTTTATCTTTTTATATTTTCGTTGATAGTGGGATTTTTGGGTTCGATAGCGTGTTGGAAGCTCACTAAATACTATCACTATAAAAACAGCAAAGAGAATATTGAAAAACTTGAAGAAGAAGTTATTGAAGGATTAAAAGAGCTTAAAAAATACACAACTGAAAATAGTAGGAAAGCCTCAGATGAATACGACCTATTGGAAATTGCACTTGATAACGAGCTCTCAGATATAACAATAGTAAACGAAGAAGGTTTAACCATTGCATCAACCCTCAAGGATCCTGAAGAAGTTGCTGCACAGTACAGTAACATATTTCAAAACGTAAATAATATAGTAAAAAACGCATCGAAAGTGATCGTAAAGGCTGGAGATGAAT
Coding sequences within it:
- a CDS encoding D-aminoacyl-tRNA deacylase, with protein sequence MEYLLVSTTEDLASQNIKNKLEELKRQKNCDFKIFETDKKLTRLSQNDLPDSDCYIFLSKHRSESGKPTLTVHTPGNLTEDNSFGGNKEEVCPCDPVLNTILLNKISEYNSLDEYSSLNFDVSFEVVHHGPSDLRAPAVFVEIGSSEKEWIIEEAGEIIAKSVVDTLDILKNKEFEEKEKIIGLGGGHYTSKFTRRALSGDYYIGYLTPKYAQLSESVLEQLLEKQEFDYVVFDWKGLRGDDKRRYIEFFENKGIEWKKI
- the larB gene encoding nickel pincer cofactor biosynthesis protein LarB — translated: MKEILTKFKNGEISLEEAEKKLKLTYFEEIGNMCKLDTTRKLRTGIPEVIYGEGKRTEDIAKIMIHLAHDNGIALATRVKDIEGLKNILKDNTEFKLEINEMARTASLIKKDHKIERIGKIGILAAGTSDLPIAEEAREAAELMGCEVLTSYDVGIAGVHRLFGPLKMMIEEDVCCIIVVAGMEGALPSVVTSLVDVPVVGVPTSVGYGIKITPLLTMLHSCAPGLTVVNMDNGFGAGVFAGLIAANIHRRINKGKGDD
- a CDS encoding DUF2226 domain-containing protein → MEILEGKFLGIGENYDEVVKNLPEDFQGYLRISTKKNGQFEEGYVFFKDKEIIGYYYNYEKEVFGADAKDLIEEIKKQENQVVDIFAYDSNKLKLMMELYGEIFLNKNNRKNESMENQYIPDTKCQNINLSVPEGKPIKMGVIINYDDYNKLDEQESVKIPELLGEYLEGYRLLDIFKKADNGYKRGYIIFKDKVPFAAAYQDLSGAIFGEEAYNILENIIKEPGAIVDIYEYDSKKLEVFLELYPNAKLEIPTVYTSSSSVTKDIENDFEGSLVPTGELKHISDKSEETRTDKVDTQNESAEEPKLSREELLKKFGIQPPDEDMVNRIIQDITVPDASDLKKIEEELKEKIENSLKGISDIENFLVSISVKYDDGYSCICNVKITPKKVFGVIKKKINPGDIEDLIQKILDNYIIDMDSSISIELE